The following coding sequences lie in one Bacteroides helcogenes P 36-108 genomic window:
- a CDS encoding S41 family peptidase: MKHFALFIFFYLASLQTNAQISLNRDSLVSDFKYLTEQLEATHPDPYSGFGGRVFFHKTAHRLIQSLWTNNYTQQDFADTISAFLSNLQDGHTYLSKHNNQKEKPRYAPIRFKTIPDHIIVSSISTKHKELLGSRLDSINGVTVNDWLQRIASQVPCENLYGRYSELCWLADTQSFLRQFSTNYQDSVRYSLHTPDDETVSLTLPFVAEDSLRSIPKTLAPEWKQYPSGYLAYTFTDTTKRTMLFRASQIMARENFEYTLKQGWNSAYTQLKDFYHYTLKLEIPADTTKALAAIPSFSETFADMLKEMKKNKSANLIIDLRNNGGGWTPITLPTLLMLYGDRYLTTEMNSHFYRLISPLYLKKINMTLEQVNEANHSHYQLGDYTFEKEAEEADTASITVRRKRFIEDCMSNTRELLTRQNGKPLYQPQKIYVITDADTFSAAFHYTFYLWKMGATVVGVPSRQAPNTFMEQTPFQLPYSKLEGSISNCIQVFMPAQDPRAKTFYPDMMPTYKTYAKYNFDRHTEILYLLDKIKESLK; encoded by the coding sequence ATGAAACACTTTGCATTGTTCATCTTCTTCTACTTGGCCTCGCTACAAACAAACGCACAGATTTCACTGAACAGAGACTCTCTCGTTTCCGACTTCAAATACCTGACGGAGCAACTGGAGGCCACGCACCCCGACCCTTACAGCGGCTTCGGCGGAAGAGTTTTCTTCCACAAGACTGCCCACAGACTGATACAAAGTTTATGGACAAACAACTATACGCAACAAGACTTTGCCGATACCATCAGCGCCTTCCTTTCCAATCTGCAAGACGGACATACATACCTCTCCAAGCACAACAATCAAAAAGAGAAGCCCCGCTATGCCCCCATCCGCTTCAAGACCATTCCAGACCATATCATCGTAAGTTCCATCAGCACAAAGCACAAGGAACTGCTGGGCAGCCGACTGGACAGCATCAATGGCGTCACCGTGAACGACTGGCTGCAACGCATCGCATCGCAAGTACCTTGCGAAAACCTTTATGGACGCTACTCGGAGCTATGCTGGCTTGCCGACACACAATCATTCTTAAGGCAGTTTTCAACAAACTACCAAGACAGCGTGCGCTATTCATTACATACTCCCGATGATGAAACAGTCAGCCTTACCCTACCCTTTGTCGCCGAAGATTCCTTGCGGAGCATCCCCAAGACACTTGCACCCGAATGGAAGCAATATCCTTCCGGCTACTTAGCCTACACTTTTACCGATACCACTAAACGCACTATGCTGTTCCGTGCAAGTCAAATCATGGCACGGGAAAACTTTGAATACACCTTGAAGCAAGGATGGAACAGTGCCTACACGCAACTGAAAGATTTCTACCACTATACATTGAAGCTGGAGATACCGGCAGATACAACCAAAGCCCTTGCCGCGATTCCTTCTTTCTCGGAAACATTCGCCGATATGCTGAAGGAGATGAAGAAGAATAAGTCTGCCAATCTCATCATAGACTTGCGCAACAATGGCGGCGGATGGACCCCTATCACACTTCCTACGCTACTGATGTTATACGGAGACAGGTATCTGACTACAGAAATGAACAGCCATTTCTACCGTCTCATCTCTCCACTCTATCTCAAGAAAATAAACATGACACTGGAACAAGTCAATGAAGCGAATCATTCTCACTATCAATTAGGAGACTATACCTTTGAAAAAGAAGCTGAAGAGGCAGATACTGCCTCCATCACAGTACGGCGCAAGAGGTTCATAGAAGATTGTATGAGCAATACCCGTGAACTGCTCACCCGCCAGAACGGAAAACCACTTTACCAGCCACAGAAAATATATGTCATCACAGACGCGGACACTTTCAGCGCAGCTTTTCACTACACATTCTACCTTTGGAAGATGGGAGCGACCGTTGTCGGTGTTCCAAGCAGACAAGCACCAAATACGTTTATGGAGCAGACACCTTTCCAACTGCCATACAGCAAACTCGAAGGCAGTATTTCCAACTGCATACAGGTATTTATGCCTGCCCAAGACCCGCGAGCCAAGACATTCTATCCCGACATGATGCCGACATACAAGACATACGCGAAATACAACTTCGACCGCCATACCGAAATACTCTATCTGCTTGACAAGATAAAGGAATCACTGAAATAG
- the panD gene encoding aspartate 1-decarboxylase, with the protein MMIEVLKSKIHCARVTEANLNYMGSITIDEDLMDAANMIAGEKVCIADNNNGERFETYIIKGERGSGKICLNGAAARRVQPDDIVIIMSYALLDFEEAKSFKPTVVFPDPATNKVVK; encoded by the coding sequence ATGATGATTGAGGTGCTGAAATCGAAAATCCATTGTGCCCGCGTTACGGAAGCCAACTTGAACTATATGGGAAGCATTACCATTGACGAGGATCTGATGGATGCCGCCAACATGATTGCCGGTGAAAAGGTGTGTATTGCCGATAATAATAATGGTGAACGTTTTGAAACCTACATTATTAAGGGTGAGCGTGGGTCAGGTAAGATTTGCCTGAACGGCGCTGCGGCCCGTAGGGTGCAACCGGATGATATAGTCATTATCATGTCGTATGCTCTATTGGATTTTGAAGAAGCAAAGTCGTTCAAGCCGACAGTCGTCTTCCCCGATCCGGCTACGAATAAGGTAGTGAAATAG
- a CDS encoding Crp/Fnr family transcriptional regulator: MNTMFDTLLQLPLFQGLAREDLTSILGKVKLHFTKHKAGEIILEADSPCDRLMFILKGEVAASTSSADNSYSFTEHFQAPYLIEPQSMFGMNTAYVSTYVAHNEVHTVSINKAFVLSELFKYEIFRINYMNIISNRAQNLNSRFWEKNADSLEKRISCFVLSHVERPTGEKALKIKMEELAQIINDTRMGVSKALNNMQQKGVLELHRGEIIIPDAAKLL, encoded by the coding sequence ATGAATACAATGTTCGATACTTTATTACAACTTCCACTCTTCCAAGGGTTAGCCCGAGAAGACCTGACTTCCATTTTGGGAAAAGTGAAACTACATTTTACCAAGCATAAAGCTGGGGAAATCATTCTGGAGGCAGACAGCCCTTGTGACCGACTTATGTTCATATTAAAAGGAGAAGTAGCAGCTTCCACCTCATCGGCAGATAACTCCTACAGCTTTACGGAACACTTTCAGGCTCCTTATCTGATAGAACCGCAATCCATGTTTGGCATGAATACGGCTTATGTGTCAACCTATGTGGCACATAACGAAGTGCATACCGTAAGCATAAACAAAGCCTTTGTACTGAGTGAATTATTCAAATATGAAATATTCCGCATTAATTATATGAATATCATCAGTAATCGCGCTCAAAATCTAAATAGTCGCTTTTGGGAAAAAAACGCCGACAGTTTGGAAAAGCGTATTTCATGCTTTGTATTGTCTCACGTTGAACGCCCCACCGGAGAAAAAGCTCTGAAGATAAAAATGGAAGAACTTGCCCAAATCATTAACGACACCCGCATGGGAGTATCAAAAGCACTGAATAACATGCAACAAAAAGGAGTATTGGAATTGCATCGGGGAGAAATTATCATTCCGGATGCAGCGAAATTGTTATAG
- a CDS encoding glycosyltransferase family 4 protein: protein MKVLMFGWEFPPKIYGGLAVASYGITKGLSLQGDVETTFCMPKPTGEEENFLKIVGMNQVPIVWRDVDYNYLKSRLTSSMTPEDYYAFRDHIYADFSYMHVNDIGCMDFAGGYPGNLHEEINNFSVIAGVVARQQEFDIIHAHDWLTYPAGVHAKMVSGKPLCIHVHATDFDRSRGKVNPTVYSMEKNGMDYADCIMCVSELTRRTVINEYHQNPKKVFAMHNAVYPLSQEFQDVPRPDHSKEKVVTFLGRITMQKGPEYFVEAASLVLKRARNIRFVMAGSGDMMNAMINLAAERGIADRFHFPGFMKGRQVYEVYKNSDVFVMPSVSEPFGIAPLEAMQCGTPSIISKQSGCGEILDKVIKTDYWDIHAMADAIYSLCTNPALFQYLQEEGKKEVDGITWEKVGLRIRALYEDILRNYGK, encoded by the coding sequence ATGAAAGTTTTAATGTTTGGATGGGAATTTCCTCCCAAAATATATGGCGGGCTTGCGGTTGCTTCTTACGGAATAACTAAAGGATTAAGCTTGCAAGGTGATGTGGAAACTACTTTCTGCATGCCTAAACCTACGGGTGAAGAAGAAAATTTCTTGAAGATAGTGGGCATGAATCAAGTGCCTATTGTGTGGCGTGATGTTGATTATAACTATTTGAAGTCACGTTTGACGAGTAGCATGACACCGGAAGATTATTACGCTTTCCGAGACCATATTTATGCAGATTTTTCTTATATGCATGTCAACGATATCGGTTGCATGGATTTTGCCGGTGGGTATCCTGGAAATCTACATGAAGAGATAAATAATTTTTCTGTCATTGCAGGAGTTGTGGCAAGACAGCAAGAGTTTGACATTATCCATGCCCATGATTGGCTGACATATCCTGCGGGAGTGCATGCTAAGATGGTAAGTGGAAAACCGCTTTGTATCCATGTTCATGCCACGGATTTTGACCGTTCGCGTGGGAAAGTCAATCCTACTGTATATTCTATGGAAAAGAACGGTATGGATTATGCCGACTGCATTATGTGTGTGTCTGAGCTTACCCGCCGTACGGTTATCAATGAATATCATCAGAATCCTAAGAAGGTATTTGCCATGCATAATGCCGTTTATCCGCTTTCGCAGGAATTTCAAGATGTTCCGCGTCCCGATCATTCTAAAGAAAAGGTGGTGACATTTTTGGGACGTATCACTATGCAGAAGGGACCGGAGTATTTTGTGGAGGCTGCCTCGCTTGTATTGAAGCGTGCCCGTAATATCCGTTTTGTGATGGCCGGTTCGGGAGATATGATGAATGCCATGATTAATCTGGCAGCCGAACGAGGTATTGCAGACAGGTTTCACTTCCCCGGTTTTATGAAAGGCAGGCAGGTGTATGAAGTCTATAAGAATAGTGATGTGTTCGTTATGCCTTCCGTCTCCGAACCTTTCGGTATTGCACCGCTTGAGGCAATGCAATGTGGAACCCCCTCTATCATTTCAAAGCAGTCCGGTTGCGGTGAGATTCTTGATAAGGTTATCAAGACTGATTATTGGGATATTCACGCGATGGCTGATGCCATTTATTCCCTTTGTACAAATCCTGCTCTTTTTCAGTATCTGCAAGAGGAAGGCAAGAAAGAGGTTGATGGAATTACATGGGAAAAAGTCGGTCTTAGAATCCGTGCTCTCTATGAGGATATATTAAGAAACTATGGTAAATAA
- the panC gene encoding pantoate--beta-alanine ligase encodes MEIIHTIKDLQAELSALKVQGKKVGLVPTMGALHAGHASLVKRCVAENDAAVVSVFVNPTQFNDKNDLVKYPRTPEADYRLLKDCGARFVFAPAVEEMYPQPDTRQFSYAPLDTVMEGAYRPGHFNGVCQIVSKLFDVVKPDRAYFGEKDFQQLAIIREMVRQMKLPLEIVGCPIVREEDGLALSSRNARLSADERKNALKISQTLFESRTFAVSHTVAETRRFVENAIATTPGLRLEYFELVDGNTLQGITNWEDTSYAVGCITVFCGEVRLIDNIKYKE; translated from the coding sequence ATGGAAATAATACATACTATCAAGGACTTGCAGGCTGAACTTTCAGCCTTGAAGGTTCAGGGTAAAAAGGTGGGCTTGGTTCCTACGATGGGTGCTTTACATGCCGGTCATGCCTCATTGGTGAAGCGTTGTGTGGCCGAAAATGATGCTGCTGTAGTAAGTGTTTTTGTAAACCCGACTCAGTTTAATGACAAGAATGATTTAGTAAAATACCCCCGCACACCAGAGGCTGATTACCGTTTGTTGAAGGATTGCGGTGCAAGATTTGTCTTTGCACCTGCCGTGGAGGAGATGTATCCGCAGCCGGATACACGTCAGTTTAGCTATGCACCGTTAGATACAGTGATGGAGGGAGCGTATCGTCCGGGGCATTTCAATGGTGTTTGTCAGATAGTGAGCAAACTTTTTGACGTGGTGAAGCCGGATCGGGCTTATTTCGGTGAAAAAGATTTTCAGCAGTTGGCGATTATTCGCGAGATGGTTCGTCAGATGAAACTCCCGTTGGAAATAGTAGGTTGTCCGATTGTACGTGAAGAAGACGGACTGGCTTTGAGCAGCCGTAATGCCCGTTTGTCTGCCGACGAACGCAAAAATGCCTTGAAAATTTCGCAGACTTTGTTTGAGAGTCGTACTTTTGCAGTGTCGCATACAGTAGCCGAAACACGGAGATTTGTGGAAAATGCTATTGCAACCACTCCCGGTCTTCGTCTGGAATATTTTGAACTGGTGGATGGCAACACATTGCAAGGAATTACTAATTGGGAGGACACTTCGTATGCTGTAGGGTGTATTACGGTATTCTGCGGAGAGGTTCGTCTGATTGATAACATCAAGTATAAGGAATAA
- a CDS encoding DUF4270 domain-containing protein, producing the protein MKVRYIGTLLLAILTFFGCDDNTGTLGIDMLPDSDGISAHTTTFNVVTQSLFADSVYAKTSTGYIGKFTDQKFGYYEASFLTELNCTDNFSFPEAYKVTERDSQGNPTKATGILAGDSVVSVQLVIYYSKWFGDSLNACRMSVYELDKKLEKNRYTNINPGDYYDKENPNLLGRKAYTAYDTSVPDSVRFAKNSYGNYTYYPNLTFQLDKKKFGEDRILKVYREHPEYFKNADAFINHVFKGIYAKSDYGDGTILYIDRVDLQMQFRIHYVNDTTGVALKKKDGTDSLAYKMNTVFASTKEVIQANQFLNSKKIEEIAKEETEWTYIKSPAGIFTQATMPYDDIYKELSQDTLNAVKLTFTNYNETNDYKFSMSAPSNVLLIRKQDLKTFFEENKVTNNITSFTVSHNNVGTNQYTFRNIARLVTTCINEKQNAKKQAKKEAGTTWDEAKWENDWRTKNADWDKVLLIPVNLTYDNTSQSQNITGIQHDLQPGYAKLKGGPKENANGEVITPLKIEVTYTRFNK; encoded by the coding sequence ATGAAAGTAAGATACATAGGAACACTGCTTTTGGCAATCCTGACTTTCTTCGGATGTGATGACAATACAGGAACATTAGGCATAGATATGCTGCCTGACTCTGACGGCATATCAGCACATACTACAACTTTTAATGTAGTTACCCAATCGCTCTTTGCCGATTCTGTATATGCAAAAACCAGTACGGGATATATTGGAAAATTTACAGACCAGAAATTCGGTTATTACGAAGCCAGTTTCCTGACTGAATTAAACTGTACAGATAACTTCTCTTTCCCAGAAGCATATAAAGTAACCGAACGTGACAGCCAAGGCAATCCGACAAAAGCAACCGGTATATTGGCAGGAGACTCTGTCGTTTCCGTACAGTTGGTAATCTATTATTCAAAATGGTTCGGTGATTCCCTGAACGCATGCCGGATGAGCGTTTACGAATTGGACAAAAAGCTTGAAAAGAATCGTTATACAAATATCAATCCGGGAGATTACTATGACAAGGAAAATCCCAATTTACTGGGACGTAAAGCATATACAGCCTATGATACTTCCGTGCCCGATTCTGTCAGATTCGCCAAGAATTCATATGGAAATTACACTTATTATCCGAATCTCACTTTCCAATTGGATAAAAAGAAATTCGGTGAGGACAGAATACTGAAAGTATATCGTGAGCATCCTGAATATTTCAAGAATGCCGATGCTTTCATCAATCATGTTTTCAAAGGAATATATGCAAAAAGCGACTATGGTGACGGAACTATATTATACATAGACCGCGTTGACCTGCAGATGCAATTCCGGATTCACTATGTAAACGACACAACAGGAGTTGCCTTAAAGAAAAAAGATGGAACCGACTCTCTGGCTTATAAAATGAACACAGTTTTCGCCTCTACCAAAGAAGTTATCCAAGCGAACCAATTCCTTAATTCCAAGAAGATTGAGGAAATAGCAAAAGAAGAAACAGAATGGACTTATATTAAATCTCCTGCCGGTATCTTCACTCAGGCTACTATGCCATACGATGACATATACAAAGAGTTGTCTCAAGATACACTCAATGCAGTGAAACTGACTTTCACCAATTACAATGAGACAAATGACTATAAATTCAGCATGAGTGCCCCAAGCAATGTATTATTAATACGCAAGCAAGACTTGAAAACATTCTTTGAGGAGAATAAGGTTACAAACAATATAACTTCATTTACTGTATCCCATAATAATGTGGGCACCAATCAATATACATTCAGAAATATAGCACGTTTGGTGACAACATGCATTAATGAAAAGCAAAATGCCAAGAAACAAGCTAAGAAAGAAGCAGGCACTACTTGGGATGAAGCCAAATGGGAAAATGATTGGAGAACCAAGAATGCAGACTGGGATAAAGTGTTACTCATCCCCGTCAATCTGACGTATGATAATACAAGCCAAAGTCAGAATATAACAGGCATTCAGCACGACCTGCAGCCCGGATATGCCAAGCTGAAAGGTGGGCCAAAGGAAAATGCAAACGGCGAAGTGATAACTCCACTCAAGATAGAAGTTACCTATACAAGATTCAATAAATAA
- a CDS encoding glycoside hydrolase family 57 protein: MRTICLYFEIHQIIHLKRYRFFDIGVDHYYYDDYANETSINEVAERSYIPALNTLIEMVKNSGGAFKVALSVSGVALEQLEIHAPAVIDLLHQLNDTGCCEFLAEPYSHGLSSLANEDCFKEEVSRQSAKMKQMFGKAPKVFRNSSLIYNDEIGAMVAALGFKGMLTEGAKHIWGWKSPHYVYHCSMNPNLKLLLRDFKLSDDISLRFSNSEWNEYPLFADRYISWIDALPQEEQVINIFMELSALGMSQPLSSNILEFLKALPNCAKEKSITFSTPTEIITKLKSVSQLDVPYPMSWVDEERDTSSWLGNVMQREAFNKLYSVAERVHLCDDRRIKQDWDYLQASNNFRFMTTKSSGVGLNRGIYESPFDAFTNYMNILGDFIKRVDSLYPVDIDNEELNALLTTIKNQGYEIEELHKELEKAQIKLSTKPVSEKTVKTTPVKKSAAPKTTAKKKPVVSSKAKKE; this comes from the coding sequence ATGAGAACTATCTGTCTTTATTTTGAGATACATCAAATCATTCATTTGAAACGTTACCGTTTCTTTGATATAGGTGTCGATCATTATTACTATGATGATTATGCCAATGAAACCAGTATAAATGAGGTGGCTGAACGCTCTTATATTCCGGCATTAAACACCTTGATTGAGATGGTGAAGAATTCCGGTGGTGCATTTAAGGTTGCTTTGTCTGTTTCAGGTGTGGCACTGGAGCAACTCGAGATCCATGCTCCCGCTGTTATTGATCTTCTGCATCAACTGAATGATACGGGTTGCTGTGAGTTTTTGGCAGAGCCCTATTCCCATGGTCTTTCTTCATTAGCTAATGAAGACTGCTTCAAAGAAGAAGTATCACGTCAAAGTGCAAAGATGAAGCAAATGTTTGGTAAAGCTCCAAAGGTGTTCCGTAATTCCAGTTTGATTTATAATGATGAAATTGGTGCAATGGTTGCTGCTTTGGGGTTCAAGGGCATGTTGACCGAAGGAGCTAAGCATATTTGGGGATGGAAGAGTCCGCATTATGTATATCACTGCTCCATGAATCCAAATTTAAAGTTGTTGCTACGTGATTTTAAGCTTTCCGATGACATCAGCCTTCGTTTCTCCAACTCCGAATGGAATGAATATCCTTTGTTTGCTGACAGGTATATCAGTTGGATTGATGCTTTACCGCAGGAGGAGCAGGTTATCAATATTTTTATGGAGCTTAGTGCTTTGGGTATGTCTCAGCCATTGTCTTCCAATATTCTGGAATTCTTGAAAGCATTGCCTAATTGCGCCAAGGAGAAAAGTATCACATTTTCCACTCCAACGGAAATCATTACCAAGTTGAAGTCGGTTTCCCAACTGGATGTTCCTTATCCGATGTCTTGGGTGGACGAGGAAAGAGATACCAGTAGTTGGCTGGGTAATGTCATGCAGCGTGAAGCATTCAATAAACTGTATAGTGTTGCCGAGCGTGTCCATCTTTGTGATGACCGTCGTATCAAGCAGGATTGGGATTATCTTCAGGCAAGCAATAACTTCCGTTTTATGACTACCAAAAGTAGTGGAGTAGGCTTGAATCGTGGTATTTATGAATCTCCTTTTGATGCATTCACCAACTACATGAATATTCTTGGAGATTTTATCAAACGCGTTGATTCTCTTTATCCGGTAGATATTGATAATGAAGAACTGAATGCTTTGCTGACTACAATTAAGAATCAGGGTTATGAGATAGAGGAGCTACACAAGGAACTGGAGAAAGCACAAATTAAACTGAGCACTAAACCTGTTTCCGAAAAAACTGTGAAGACTACTCCGGTAAAGAAGTCTGCCGCTCCAAAAACAACTGCAAAAAAGAAACCTGTTGTTTCCTCAAAGGCTAAAAAGGAATAG
- a CDS encoding glycogen debranching enzyme N-terminal domain-containing protein, with translation MSYLRFDKTLMINLEESLPREILRTNKSGAYHCTTIVDCNTRKYHGLLVIPVPNLDDENHVLLSSLDETVIQHGAEFNLGLHKYQGNHFSPNGHKYIREFDCENIPATTYRVGGVILRKEKIFVHHENRILIRYTLVDAHSATTLKFRPFLAFRSVREYTHENPQASRDYQLIENGIKTCMYPGYPELFMQLNKKNEFHYQPDWYRGIEYPKEQERGYDFNEDLYVPGYFEVDIKKGESIVFSAGISEISTRKLKQTFEAEVVDRTPRDSFYHCLKNSAHQFHNKQGEEHYVLAGYPWFKCRARDLFISLPGLTLAVDEQEEFEDVMKTAEKAIRQFINGEPSTYKIYEMEHPDVLLWAVWALQQYAKETSREHCRQMYGTLLEEIMDYILDRKHDNLFLHENGLLYTNGTEKAVTWMNSTANSRPVIPRTGYIVEVNALWYNALRFTADMVRESGNTTLSDDLNVRAEITGKSFVEVFRNEYGYLFDYVDGYMMDWSVRPNMIFAVALDYSPLDRAQKKQVLDIVTKELLTPKGLRTLSPKSGGYNPNYVGPQMQRDYAYHQGTAWPWLMGFYMEAYLRIYKVSGVSFVERYLIGMEDEMTSHCIGALPELFDGNPPFVGRGAVSFAMNTAEILRILKLLSKYNL, from the coding sequence ATGAGTTATTTACGATTTGACAAGACCTTGATGATTAATCTGGAGGAATCTTTACCAAGGGAGATACTTCGGACAAATAAATCAGGGGCCTATCATTGTACAACAATTGTAGATTGTAACACACGCAAATATCACGGTCTGTTGGTAATACCCGTTCCCAACTTGGATGACGAGAATCATGTGCTGCTGTCTTCTCTGGATGAAACGGTAATCCAGCATGGTGCGGAGTTTAATCTGGGATTGCACAAATATCAAGGAAATCACTTTAGCCCTAATGGGCACAAGTATATCCGCGAATTCGACTGTGAAAATATTCCGGCTACAACTTATCGCGTAGGAGGCGTAATACTCCGCAAAGAGAAAATTTTTGTACACCATGAAAACCGGATTCTGATTCGTTACACCTTGGTCGATGCGCATTCGGCAACTACACTCAAGTTTCGCCCGTTTCTGGCGTTTCGCAGTGTACGTGAATATACGCACGAAAATCCTCAGGCAAGCCGTGATTATCAGTTGATAGAAAATGGTATAAAAACTTGTATGTATCCTGGTTATCCAGAACTTTTCATGCAGTTGAATAAGAAAAATGAGTTCCATTATCAGCCTGACTGGTATCGTGGTATTGAGTATCCCAAAGAACAAGAGCGCGGATATGACTTCAATGAAGATTTGTATGTACCTGGGTATTTTGAGGTGGATATAAAGAAGGGAGAAAGTATTGTGTTTTCTGCTGGTATTTCTGAAATTTCGACTCGCAAATTGAAGCAGACTTTTGAAGCCGAAGTCGTTGATCGTACTCCGCGTGACAGCTTTTATCATTGTCTGAAAAACTCAGCGCACCAGTTTCACAACAAACAGGGAGAAGAGCACTATGTACTTGCCGGCTATCCCTGGTTTAAGTGCCGTGCCCGTGACTTGTTTATTTCATTGCCAGGACTGACATTGGCCGTTGATGAGCAAGAGGAATTTGAGGATGTCATGAAGACAGCGGAGAAAGCCATCCGACAATTTATCAATGGAGAGCCTTCGACTTATAAGATTTATGAGATGGAACATCCGGATGTTTTGTTATGGGCGGTCTGGGCTTTGCAACAATATGCCAAAGAGACTTCACGTGAACATTGCCGACAAATGTATGGGACGTTGTTGGAAGAAATTATGGATTACATTCTCGACCGTAAGCATGATAATCTTTTTTTGCATGAGAACGGATTGCTTTATACCAATGGAACTGAGAAAGCCGTAACTTGGATGAATTCTACTGCCAACAGTCGCCCTGTGATTCCCCGTACGGGATATATTGTGGAAGTAAATGCTCTGTGGTACAATGCACTCCGCTTCACTGCCGATATGGTGCGTGAGAGTGGAAATACAACTCTTTCCGATGACCTGAATGTACGGGCGGAAATAACAGGGAAATCTTTCGTTGAAGTGTTCCGCAATGAATATGGTTATCTGTTCGATTATGTAGATGGCTATATGATGGATTGGAGTGTCCGTCCGAACATGATATTCGCGGTAGCTCTGGATTATTCTCCTTTGGACAGGGCACAAAAGAAACAAGTGCTTGATATTGTGACAAAAGAACTGTTGACACCGAAAGGTTTGCGTACATTAAGCCCTAAGAGCGGTGGATATAATCCGAATTATGTAGGTCCTCAGATGCAAAGAGATTATGCGTATCATCAAGGTACAGCATGGCCGTGGTTGATGGGCTTTTATATGGAAGCATATCTGCGCATCTATAAAGTGAGCGGTGTGTCGTTCGTTGAAAGATACCTCATTGGTATGGAAGATGAAATGACTTCCCATTGTATCGGTGCGCTGCCTGAACTCTTCGATGGCAATCCTCCGTTTGTAGGAAGAGGAGCAGTGTCTTTTGCCATGAATACGGCAGAAATCCTGCGTATCTTGAAGTTGTTGTCAAAGTATAATTTATGA
- a CDS encoding glycogen/starch synthase yields MTKANKVLFITQEITPYVSESEMSLVGRNLPQAIQEKGREIRTFMPKWGNINERRNQLHEVIRLSGMNLIIDDTDHPLIIKVASIQSARMQVYFIDNDDYFQNRLQTTDENGTEYEDNDARAIFYARGVLETVKKLRWCPDVIHCHGWMTALAPLYIKKAYKDEPSFRDAKVVFSLYEDDFKQSFHADFASKLMLKGITKKDIANLKTPIDYTALCKLAVDYSDGVIQQNEHVNEDVLEYARSSGKPVLDYQTPENFTEACNDFYDKVWEAEQKK; encoded by the coding sequence ATGACAAAGGCGAACAAGGTTTTATTTATTACACAAGAAATTACCCCTTACGTTTCAGAATCCGAAATGTCACTTGTGGGCAGAAATCTGCCTCAAGCCATTCAAGAAAAAGGCCGAGAAATCAGGACATTCATGCCTAAATGGGGAAATATCAACGAACGCAGAAATCAACTGCACGAAGTGATACGACTTTCCGGTATGAACCTCATTATTGACGATACCGACCATCCACTCATCATTAAAGTTGCTTCCATCCAGTCTGCCCGCATGCAGGTTTACTTCATTGATAATGACGATTATTTTCAAAATCGCCTGCAAACAACCGATGAAAATGGCACAGAATATGAAGATAATGACGCCCGTGCCATCTTTTATGCACGCGGCGTATTGGAAACTGTGAAAAAACTCCGTTGGTGTCCGGATGTTATTCACTGTCATGGCTGGATGACTGCTTTGGCTCCTTTGTACATTAAAAAAGCTTATAAAGATGAACCTTCTTTCAGAGATGCCAAAGTCGTTTTCTCCCTTTACGAAGACGATTTCAAACAATCTTTCCATGCTGATTTTGCAAGTAAACTGATGCTGAAGGGTATTACCAAGAAAGACATAGCCAACCTGAAAACTCCGATTGACTATACGGCACTTTGCAAATTAGCTGTTGACTACTCGGATGGTGTCATCCAGCAAAATGAACACGTCAATGAAGATGTGTTGGAATATGCACGCAGTTCGGGTAAGCCAGTATTAGACTATCAAACTCCAGAAAACTTTACAGAAGCCTGTAATGACTTCTATGATAAAGTATGGGAAGCAGAACAAAAAAAATAG